One Triticum dicoccoides isolate Atlit2015 ecotype Zavitan chromosome 5B, WEW_v2.0, whole genome shotgun sequence genomic window carries:
- the LOC119312049 gene encoding uncharacterized protein LOC119312049, whose protein sequence is MTCGGLPISPAPMPTVAAPLEDENLLPEILVRLAPLPSALPRASLVCKRWRRLVSDRRFVRRFRAHHLRNPPPLIGFFEEVTREPSPDSPSSLFFTPILDPPNRVPVSRFSLSFRNGDGRTILGCRDGLVLLVDAGGAEIEVLVWDPVTGDQHRFVVPPVIDERQVVEILNGAVLRTAGILDDRAFRFQVVLAGIDRPNKRLFACVYSSEAGKWGDPIWVSVDSESNVRTTVSMRVSSTLVGNSLYWSLNGDTAAILQFDLGTQRLAVIPLPLDKCSDGSRSFRAMPVDGGGLGILELLDFSIQLWKREIDRAGVVSWVLGKTIELDQLLSLDKRGMSPMMLGYCEVNNVVFLRTVFSIFLVQLESLKFSKPPIQASYFLVHPFTSVYTADMGIGGGPDEAKLLCNAMHKVTVL, encoded by the exons ATGACCTGCGGCGGCCTCCCCATCTCGCCGGCGCCGATGCCGACGGTGGCGGCTCCGCTGGAGGACGAGAACCTCCTCCCGGAGATCCTCGTCCGCCTAGCCCCGCTGCCGTCGGCCCTCCCGCGCGCCTCCCTCGTCTGCAAGCGCTGGCGCCGCCTCGTCTCGGACCGCCGCTTCGTCCGCCGTTTCCGCGCCCACCACCTCCGCAACCCCCCTCCCCTGATCGGATTCTTCGAGGAGGTCACCCGCGAGCCCTCCCCGGACTCCCCCAGCAGCCTCTTCTTCACCCCTATCCTGGATCCCCCCAACCGCGTCCCGGTCAGCCGCTTCTCCTTGAGCTTCCGCAACGGCGACGGCCGCACGATCCTCGGCTGCCGCGACGGTCTCGTGCTCCTCGTCGACGCGGGGGGCGCCGAGATCGAGGTCCTGGTGTGGGACCCCGTCACCGGCGACCAGCACCGCTTCGTCGTCCCTCCGGTGATCGACGAGCGCCAGGTCGTCGAGATCTTAAACGGCGCGGTTCTCCGCACCGCCGGGATCCTCGACGATCGCGCCTTCCGGTTCCAGGTGGTCTTGGCGGGCATCGACAGGCCAAACAAGCGGCTGTTCGCCTGCGTTTACTCGTCGGAGGCCGGCAAATGGGGCGATCCAATCTGGGTATCCGTGGATTCTGAGAGCAACGTTCGCACCACGGTTTCAATGCGTGTTTCCAGTACCCTGGTTGGGAATTCCCTCTACTGGTCGCTGAATGGGGATACTGCTGCCATCCTTCAGTTTGATTTGGGCACACAACGCCTAGCTGTGATACCGCTGCCACTGGATAAGTGCAGCGATGGCAGCCGCTCCTTCCGAGCTATGCCGGTGGACGGTGGCGGGCTTGGCATCCTTGAGCTGTTGGATTTCAGCATCCAGTTATGGAAAAGGGAGATCGACCGTGCCGGTGTTGTTTCGTGGGTGCTGGGGAAAACTATTGAATTGGATCAGCTTCTTTCCCTGGACAAGAGGGGAATGAGTCCAATGATGCTGGGGTATTGCGAGGTCAATAATGTGGTGTTTCTAAGGACGGTATTCAGTATTTTCTTGGTCCAGCTTGAGTCATTGAAGTTCAGCAAGCCACCCATACAGGCATCTTACTTCTTGGTTCATCCATTCACAAGTGTTTATACTGCAG ACATGGGCATTGGTGGTGGACCTGATGAAGCCAAACTTCTGTGTAATGCAATGCATAAGGTGACTGTATTGTGA